A window of the Arenibacter algicola genome harbors these coding sequences:
- a CDS encoding NAD-dependent epimerase/dehydratase family protein — MQTILGAGGPIGIELAKALTAYTSKIRLVNRNPVKVNETDQLLAADLSDRKKVFEAVQGSSVVYVTVGFPYNLKIWQQNWPKFIKNVIDACIENNSKLVFFDNIYMYDANFLDGMDEETPINPSSKKGKVRAEIAAMIMDKVKEGQLEALIARSADFYGPSIKNSSMLTETVFKPLSTGKKANWMASLNHKHSFTYTPDAGKATALLGNSAEAYNKVWHLPTAKNPYTGKEWITAIANEMGVKPRFQVASSLIVKILGIFMPIMREMPEMMYQYDRDYVFNSDKFNSHFEFKTTSYLEGIKAIVKSDYKKEPVKNDS, encoded by the coding sequence ATGCAGACTATATTGGGTGCCGGAGGACCAATAGGTATTGAACTGGCCAAAGCACTAACAGCATATACCAGCAAAATAAGGTTGGTAAACAGAAATCCCGTAAAGGTAAATGAAACCGATCAGCTATTAGCTGCAGACCTTTCGGACAGAAAAAAAGTCTTTGAAGCCGTCCAAGGTTCTTCCGTTGTTTATGTCACGGTCGGATTTCCTTATAATCTTAAAATTTGGCAGCAAAACTGGCCAAAATTCATTAAAAATGTCATCGACGCCTGTATAGAAAACAACAGTAAATTGGTGTTTTTTGACAATATCTACATGTACGATGCCAATTTTTTGGATGGAATGGATGAGGAGACACCAATAAATCCTTCTAGCAAGAAAGGCAAAGTACGTGCAGAAATTGCTGCCATGATCATGGACAAAGTCAAAGAAGGTCAACTAGAAGCTTTGATTGCCCGTTCAGCGGATTTTTATGGCCCCAGTATCAAAAATTCCAGTATGTTGACGGAGACCGTATTTAAACCCTTAAGTACAGGTAAAAAAGCCAATTGGATGGCTTCCTTAAACCACAAACATTCCTTTACATACACGCCTGACGCGGGCAAGGCCACTGCCCTTCTGGGAAATTCAGCGGAGGCCTACAATAAGGTTTGGCATTTACCCACCGCAAAGAATCCGTATACAGGAAAAGAGTGGATAACAGCCATTGCAAATGAAATGGGGGTAAAGCCCCGATTTCAGGTTGCCAGTAGCTTAATTGTAAAGATACTAGGGATTTTTATGCCCATAATGAGGGAAATGCCCGAGATGATGTATCAATACGACAGGGACTACGTTTTTAATTCGGATAAATTCAATAGCCATTTTGAATTTAAAACAACTAGCTATTTGGAAGGCATCAAAGCAATTGTAAAATCTGATTATAAAAAAGAACCTGTAAAAAATGATTCCTGA